GTAACAAAATTGACAAATTCGAACTTGCCATCTTGGGAAACAGTGATATTCTCTAAAACAGAGTGGGACTTAAGAATATCCTTATAAGCCCCTACCATCGATTTTTCGCCGGCTTTTCCAATTTTTGAAATTTGCTCGTCTCTAATTATTTCGAAGGCACCCGAATATACCTTTATCATAATATTAACGACGTTTTTTCGTTCATTTATCTTAGTTTTTATGCTTTCCTTTGTCCCAGACGTCGTTATCAATCCGCTAATCATAAGACCATATATAGCTCGCGATGTATCAAGATCATCGAATGGTGATTTATCTTTAATTTCCTCTATCGATCTTTGTCCATCTATAAGGCTAAGAGCTCTCACCTCGACCGGTGTTAACCTAACTTCCTCTTTCTGGTCTATCCCATTCTGGATCACTTTCATTATTGTGTTCTCGCGCGGAAGCGTATTCCGTATTCTGTTCCATTCGTCTATACGTCGCGTTCCTTCCATGAGAATACTCATTGTATTAAGTGCGTTTATAACATGTTCTGAGTTAGGTAATTCCTTATCCTTAAAGACAAATGCACCATCTTCCCAGCTGAACACTTCATAAATTATATTTTCTACATGCTTCATCATTATCTCGGCCACTTCTTCTTTTGTAAGTAGTCCGAGAAACACAAGCGTGCTTGGAAGATTCTTGCTCGTCAATTCCATAACTTCTTTTGCTTTTATCAGATCTTCCCTTGTAATCTTTTTTTGTTTCAGAAGGCTATTTTCCAGCAGTTCGAGATCGCTATTTGATGTCGCCCAAATTATCGAGCCCTCTTTAAAGCATATATCTTTCTTGCTTTCCCCCTTTTCTATGAAAAGCGTACCTGTTTTCTTACCCATACCGAGTAGTTGTAATATATCGGCAAAGCTCACACTTGAAAGGTTTCCTTCGAATCCCATTTTTAACCTTCCTTTATAATTAATTAACCTTTAAATATATTGCCTTACAACCAATAATGTCAAGTCTTATTCTTAATATTATAAAAATATTTGCGCCGATGTTTTATCTATTTGCCTTTAAGATTTTCCAGTTCAATAATAATTGACAAAAAAATTAAGACAAAAAAAAGCCCCTCGCTTTCGCGAAGGGCTTTATTTCCTTTTTTAAGGCCGGATTACTTCATAAGAGTGATCTTTGTAGTGGAATTTTTCCCACCTGAGATCATACGAATGAAATATACACCACTGGTCATACCTGAGGCATCCCATGTCGTGGAGTATGTTCCCGGATTGAGAACGAGATCAACAAGGGTCTCTACGCGCTTACCCGTAATATCATACACGGATAGCCCTACATTTGAGGCCTCCGAAACATCGAACTTCACGGTGGTTACCGGGTTGAACGGGTTCGGATAGGCGCCAAGAATCGCCATGTCGGTCGGACGCTTGTTATCAACCTGCTTGATATAATCATTCTCGATACCGAGCTTCCACAGATAAGCCGAGGCCGCACGAAGCTGCGTGACTACCGGATCGACGATACCACCGAGGTAGATCGCTCCGACCATCGCCTGCGATGGGCCGTTGTAGAAGAAAATTCTCGGAATCGAATCCTGGTCGAAGCCGACTGGCGGCGTAATACCAATGTTCGTCGTAGCAAGGACATCGACCAGATGGTCGGCGTCGCCTGCGGAATCGTATTCTGCAGCCATATAGGGGATTGCCGGGTTGCCCCAGAGCACCGGAGTGCCCCAGAAATATGCAACATTGAAGTCCGGCGAACCGTCGTTGACCAAATTAAGATTCATATTATCGAAGAAGTCTTCGCCGTCATAGTCCGCACCGAAGTCCGGTCCCTCGACGATGATCTTCTTGCCAC
The sequence above is drawn from the bacterium genome and encodes:
- a CDS encoding DUF4388 domain-containing protein, whose amino-acid sequence is MGFEGNLSSVSFADILQLLGMGKKTGTLFIEKGESKKDICFKEGSIIWATSNSDLELLENSLLKQKKITREDLIKAKEVMELTSKNLPSTLVFLGLLTKEEVAEIMMKHVENIIYEVFSWEDGAFVFKDKELPNSEHVINALNTMSILMEGTRRIDEWNRIRNTLPRENTIMKVIQNGIDQKEEVRLTPVEVRALSLIDGQRSIEEIKDKSPFDDLDTSRAIYGLMISGLITTSGTKESIKTKINERKNVVNIMIKVYSGAFEIIRDEQISKIGKAGEKSMVGAYKDILKSHSVLENITVSQDGKFEFVNFVTLSSRLPEESKIHIMSSGLAGLLEKCLGKMISSVGTRQMKSGLSKIITQIGQTLTDNKEILKKYGIYEDLFRVLQVNK